Proteins found in one Thermaerobacter subterraneus DSM 13965 genomic segment:
- a CDS encoding IclR family transcriptional regulator, producing the protein MTMPRDGQGGTVGKAINLLDLFDESRLSISAAEAARATGMPRATAYRLLEQMVAAGLLTKRRVEGGRGARYAPGLRLLELGRLAARSLDPDGIIRAAMERLRDRCGESVQFVVASGDSAIYAHVVPPRAPIHLYVAWGRRAPLYAGASTRLLLAWQPEQVIRRILAGPLVAYTPHTPTDPRDLLARLVEIRRTGYAVSFGELVEHTAEMAAPVVDGQGVIGSLSLAGFEERYRDPATAAGLKDELLAAAEDLSRRLGYRGPWPYVEPVAGRHSVGHSPSPRAGQEGGSHASGAASGSP; encoded by the coding sequence GCGCCGCGGAGGCGGCCCGGGCGACGGGGATGCCCAGGGCGACGGCGTACCGCTTGCTGGAGCAGATGGTGGCCGCGGGCCTGCTGACCAAGCGGAGAGTGGAAGGCGGGCGGGGTGCCCGCTATGCACCCGGTCTGCGGCTGCTGGAGCTGGGGAGGCTGGCGGCCCGGTCGCTGGATCCCGACGGGATCATCCGTGCCGCGATGGAGAGGTTGCGAGACCGGTGCGGGGAATCGGTCCAGTTCGTTGTCGCCAGCGGGGATTCCGCCATCTACGCCCATGTGGTTCCGCCGCGGGCGCCCATCCACCTGTATGTCGCGTGGGGCCGCCGTGCTCCCCTCTACGCCGGCGCGTCGACGCGGCTCTTGCTGGCGTGGCAACCGGAGCAGGTCATCCGCCGGATCCTGGCAGGCCCGCTGGTGGCCTACACACCGCACACGCCGACGGACCCCAGGGACCTCCTGGCCCGGCTGGTGGAGATCCGGCGGACAGGGTATGCCGTGAGCTTCGGGGAGCTGGTCGAGCACACGGCAGAGATGGCGGCACCGGTCGTCGACGGTCAGGGAGTGATAGGCTCCCTGAGCCTGGCAGGTTTCGAGGAGCGCTACCGTGATCCGGCCACCGCCGCCGGGCTCAAGGACGAGCTCCTGGCGGCGGCGGAAGACCTGTCTCGCCGCCTCGGTTACCGGGGCCCGTGGCCCTACGTGGAGCCGGTGGCCGGCCGGCATTCAGTGGGCCATTCACCCTCGCCACGGGCAGGGCAGGAAGGGGGGAGCCACGCCAGTGGAGCCGCTTCTGGAAGTCCGTGA
- a CDS encoding ABC transporter ATP-binding protein: MEPLLEVRDLQVQFTRGGQAVTAVDGVSFHVGAGETVALVGESGCGKSVTARSILRLIRPPGRITGGRIVFKGRDLLSLGEAEMRRIRGNAIAMVFQEPMTSLNPVYTVGRQIVEALRLHRGLTGSRALAEAIDLLRKVQIADPERRVHEYPHQLSGGMRQRVMIAMALACRPQLLIADEPTTALDVTVQAQILELIRQLQAEFGMAVLMITHDLGVVAEVAQRVVVMYAGRVVEEGTVAEIFRRPAHPYTMGLLHSVPRLGQGKGRLQPIPGTVPDPAALPGGCRFHPRCPLADERCRLEPPPLEPRSATHRVACWWAGQTTGSGVA, encoded by the coding sequence GTGGAGCCGCTTCTGGAAGTCCGTGACCTCCAGGTTCAGTTCACCAGGGGAGGGCAAGCCGTCACGGCGGTCGACGGTGTGAGCTTTCACGTGGGCGCCGGGGAAACGGTCGCGCTGGTAGGCGAGTCGGGCTGCGGCAAGTCGGTCACTGCCCGGTCCATCCTGCGGCTGATCCGGCCCCCGGGCCGCATCACCGGTGGCCGGATCGTCTTCAAGGGACGCGACCTGCTGTCCTTGGGCGAGGCGGAAATGCGCCGGATCCGGGGCAACGCCATCGCCATGGTGTTCCAAGAGCCCATGACGTCCCTTAACCCCGTGTACACCGTGGGCCGCCAGATCGTTGAGGCCTTACGGCTCCATCGGGGCCTGACGGGCTCCCGTGCCCTGGCCGAAGCCATCGACCTGCTGCGCAAGGTCCAGATTGCCGACCCGGAGCGCAGAGTTCACGAATACCCTCACCAGCTGTCGGGGGGCATGCGCCAGCGGGTGATGATCGCCATGGCCCTCGCGTGCCGTCCCCAGCTGTTGATCGCGGACGAACCCACCACGGCCCTGGACGTCACCGTACAGGCGCAGATTCTGGAACTCATCCGCCAGTTGCAGGCCGAGTTCGGCATGGCCGTCCTCATGATTACCCACGACCTGGGCGTCGTGGCCGAGGTGGCCCAGCGGGTGGTGGTGATGTACGCCGGCAGGGTGGTCGAGGAAGGCACCGTGGCCGAGATATTCCGGCGCCCGGCCCATCCCTACACCATGGGGTTGTTGCACTCCGTGCCGCGGCTCGGCCAGGGCAAAGGGCGGCTGCAGCCGATTCCCGGCACCGTGCCCGATCCGGCCGCCTTGCCGGGCGGCTGCCGCTTTCACCCGCGCTGCCCGCTGGCGGACGAGCGGTGCCGCCTGGAGCCTCCGCCCCTCGAACCGCGGTCGGCAACGCACCGTGTCGCTTGCTGGTGGGCAGGGCAGACCACCGGTTCGGGGGTGGCATGA
- a CDS encoding ABC transporter ATP-binding protein has translation MMGGVSDGMVRPILEVRDVKKYFPTGRRRPPVKAVDGVSFHVYPGETVGLVGESGCGKSTLARLIVRLLTPSSGTIRFDGQDVVAAGGSQLRRLRRDLQMVFQDPYSSLNPRLTVREIVGEPLLVHGVARGRQMERQVEELLEAVGLRPEHARRYPHEFSGGQRQRIVIARALALKPRLVVCDEPVSALDVSVQAQILNLLQDLQDRFGLTYIFIAHDLAVVQNISDRIGVMYLGRLVELARADELFERPLHPYTRALISAVPVPDPEAAARRERIVLRGEVPSPARPPAGCRFHTRCPLAVDRCRTEVPEWREVGPGHWVACHLAGEGEVAGRGVTAAPPVA, from the coding sequence ATGATGGGTGGCGTCAGCGACGGCATGGTGCGGCCGATTCTCGAGGTCCGGGACGTCAAGAAGTATTTCCCCACGGGCCGCCGCCGCCCGCCGGTCAAGGCCGTCGACGGCGTCAGCTTCCATGTCTATCCAGGGGAGACCGTGGGACTGGTGGGGGAGTCGGGGTGCGGCAAGTCCACCCTGGCGCGGCTCATTGTGCGCCTTCTGACCCCGTCGTCGGGCACCATCCGCTTCGACGGCCAGGACGTGGTAGCCGCCGGTGGTTCCCAGCTGCGAAGGTTGCGGCGGGACCTGCAGATGGTCTTTCAGGATCCCTATTCCTCCCTCAATCCCCGTCTCACGGTGCGGGAGATCGTCGGCGAGCCGCTGCTGGTCCACGGGGTCGCCCGGGGGCGCCAGATGGAACGGCAGGTGGAAGAGCTGCTGGAGGCTGTCGGGCTGCGGCCTGAACATGCCCGCCGGTATCCCCACGAGTTCTCGGGTGGCCAGCGCCAGCGAATCGTCATTGCCCGGGCGCTGGCCCTCAAGCCGCGCCTGGTGGTGTGCGACGAGCCCGTGTCTGCTTTGGACGTCTCGGTGCAGGCCCAGATCCTCAACCTTCTGCAGGACCTGCAGGACCGCTTCGGGCTGACCTATATCTTCATCGCCCACGACCTGGCCGTGGTACAGAACATCAGCGATCGCATCGGTGTGATGTACCTGGGCCGCCTGGTGGAACTGGCACGGGCGGACGAGCTGTTCGAGCGGCCGCTTCACCCGTACACCCGGGCCCTCATCTCCGCGGTACCCGTTCCCGACCCCGAGGCTGCGGCGCGGCGCGAGCGGATCGTCTTGCGCGGTGAAGTGCCGAGTCCGGCTCGCCCGCCGGCCGGGTGCAGGTTCCACACCCGCTGCCCGCTGGCGGTGGATCGTTGCCGGACCGAGGTGCCCGAGTGGCGGGAGGTTGGCCCCGGGCACTGGGTGGCCTGTCATCTGGCCGGCGAGGGTGAGGTCGCCGGGAGGGGGGTGACTGCGGCGCCGCCCGTCGCCTAG
- a CDS encoding ABC transporter substrate-binding protein, which yields MQQASTRRSALRIAVGLMLVAALLLSACGSGSGGGTAGSETPAAQGPNPASERGNHLVVAQAQDPGNWDPIDTFFVAWASVMNNVFEGLVFRGPDLKLQPGLATEWKWIDEDTLQFKLRQGVTFHNGEPFNADAVVFTFERLLGEEGAKGPQQGNYASIDRVEKVDDYTVNFHMKTKDPVILTKLAGYGAVIVPPRYLKEHGDEYFDKHPVGTGPYKVVEYKQDDHITLERFADYWRGQPKIEKITYRFIPEEATRIAELTTGRVDIAVISPSQVDNVKNSAFLEIVTADSPTVYGLRFDVSKDPVDDVRVRRAIAQAIDAQAIIDTILNGYGKRISTFQSSLSFGNDPSLEPYPYDPEAAKKLLQEAGVQPGTKLTLSYIGTATVFGEIAQAVQSYLKNVGLEVELKTYETNTYYNDIIPNAQAGHLYQEGWGGWTLDFDNTAYLLYGKGQFWNPTFYDEEVQRLLEAERSTYDQDKRLEIFKQLDRRLYELVPTVPLYQDVTVWAVNRRVQDFVPPPDTRYWFFETSIASDQ from the coding sequence ATGCAGCAGGCTTCGACGCGCCGTTCGGCCCTCCGCATCGCCGTCGGATTGATGCTGGTTGCCGCCCTTCTGCTCTCGGCGTGCGGGTCGGGAAGCGGCGGCGGGACCGCCGGCAGCGAGACACCGGCCGCGCAAGGGCCGAACCCGGCCAGCGAGCGCGGTAACCACCTGGTCGTGGCGCAAGCCCAGGACCCGGGCAATTGGGACCCCATCGATACGTTCTTCGTTGCCTGGGCTTCCGTGATGAACAACGTCTTCGAAGGGCTGGTGTTCCGGGGGCCCGATCTGAAGCTGCAGCCCGGCCTGGCGACCGAGTGGAAGTGGATCGACGAGGACACGTTGCAGTTTAAGCTGCGGCAGGGCGTTACCTTCCACAACGGAGAGCCCTTCAACGCGGACGCGGTGGTGTTCACCTTCGAGCGCCTCCTCGGGGAGGAAGGTGCCAAGGGGCCGCAGCAGGGCAACTACGCCAGCATCGACCGGGTCGAGAAGGTCGACGACTACACGGTCAACTTCCATATGAAGACCAAGGACCCGGTCATCCTGACCAAGCTGGCCGGGTACGGTGCCGTCATTGTTCCGCCCCGGTACCTCAAGGAACACGGCGACGAGTACTTCGACAAGCACCCGGTGGGTACCGGCCCGTACAAGGTGGTCGAATACAAGCAGGACGACCACATCACCCTCGAGCGTTTCGCCGACTACTGGCGCGGGCAGCCGAAGATCGAGAAGATCACCTACCGGTTCATCCCGGAGGAAGCCACGCGGATCGCCGAACTGACCACGGGCCGGGTGGACATTGCCGTCATCAGCCCCAGCCAGGTGGACAATGTGAAGAACTCGGCCTTCCTGGAAATCGTCACCGCGGACAGTCCCACCGTGTACGGGTTGCGCTTTGACGTCTCCAAGGACCCGGTCGACGACGTACGGGTGCGAAGGGCCATCGCCCAGGCCATTGACGCCCAGGCCATCATCGACACGATCCTGAATGGCTACGGGAAGCGCATCTCCACGTTCCAGAGCAGCCTTTCCTTCGGCAACGATCCGTCCCTGGAGCCGTATCCGTATGATCCGGAGGCCGCCAAGAAGCTGCTCCAGGAAGCGGGTGTGCAGCCGGGTACGAAACTCACCCTCAGCTATATCGGGACCGCGACCGTCTTCGGAGAGATCGCCCAGGCGGTCCAGTCGTACCTGAAAAACGTGGGCCTCGAGGTGGAGCTGAAGACCTACGAGACCAACACTTACTACAACGACATCATCCCCAATGCCCAGGCCGGCCACCTCTATCAGGAGGGCTGGGGCGGCTGGACCCTCGACTTCGACAATACGGCGTACCTGCTCTACGGAAAGGGCCAGTTCTGGAACCCCACCTTCTACGACGAGGAAGTGCAACGCCTGTTGGAGGCGGAGCGCTCCACGTACGACCAGGACAAGCGATTGGAGATCTTCAAGCAGCTGGACCGCCGCCTGTACGAACTGGTGCCGACGGTTCCGCTGTATCAGGACGTAACCGTGTGGGCGGTGAACCGGCGGGTTCAGGACTTCGTACCGCCGCCCGATACCCGCTACTGGTTCTTCGAAACGTCCATCGCCTCGGACCAGTGA
- the nikB gene encoding nickel ABC transporter permease produces the protein MWRYVLRRLTGAVVVLFLTTLFVAYAVRLSGDPTVAMFQGGSAPTPDQLAQMRAALGIDRPFWQQYTDFVVGAVQGDMGTSFRTGQPVWAMIVERLPATVMLAVSAMAVAILISFPLGVAAALRHGQWVDSFSRLLSLFGLSFPNFWLAIMFMLIFAVRLGWFPPSGFDGWRSLVLPAVTLGIILSATLVRLVRSSMLEVLGQPYIETARAKGVPEWRVVVAHGLRNALIPTVTFVGLQFGALLGGTVILEKVFAWPGLGQLALDAVGYRDYPVVQGVVTVLAAVTVLTNLLVDLSYGLLDPRVKVEGGASS, from the coding sequence ATGTGGCGTTACGTGCTCCGGCGCCTGACGGGGGCAGTCGTGGTCCTGTTCCTGACCACCCTGTTTGTCGCTTACGCGGTACGGCTCTCGGGCGACCCCACTGTGGCCATGTTCCAGGGCGGCTCCGCACCAACCCCCGACCAGTTGGCCCAGATGCGTGCCGCCCTCGGCATCGATCGCCCCTTCTGGCAGCAATACACGGATTTCGTCGTCGGAGCGGTGCAGGGCGACATGGGCACATCCTTCCGGACAGGGCAGCCGGTCTGGGCGATGATCGTAGAGCGGTTGCCGGCCACGGTGATGCTGGCGGTCTCTGCCATGGCAGTCGCCATCCTGATCTCGTTCCCGTTGGGGGTGGCCGCTGCCCTCCGGCACGGCCAGTGGGTCGACTCGTTCAGCCGCCTGCTCAGCCTGTTCGGGTTGTCCTTTCCCAACTTCTGGCTCGCCATCATGTTTATGCTGATCTTTGCCGTGCGCCTGGGGTGGTTCCCGCCATCAGGCTTTGACGGCTGGCGGTCCCTGGTGCTGCCCGCGGTCACCCTGGGCATCATCCTGTCGGCCACCCTGGTTCGCCTGGTGCGCTCCAGCATGCTGGAGGTCCTGGGCCAGCCCTACATCGAGACGGCGCGGGCCAAGGGCGTCCCGGAATGGCGGGTGGTGGTCGCCCACGGCTTGCGTAACGCCCTGATCCCCACCGTCACCTTCGTCGGGCTCCAGTTCGGGGCGTTGCTGGGCGGCACGGTGATCCTGGAAAAGGTGTTCGCCTGGCCCGGCCTGGGGCAGCTGGCCCTGGACGCCGTGGGCTACCGCGACTACCCCGTGGTGCAGGGTGTCGTCACGGTGCTGGCCGCCGTGACGGTGCTTACCAACCTGCTGGTCGACCTCAGCTACGGCCTGCTTGACCCGCGGGTGAAGGTCGAAGGGGGTGCCTCCTCGTGA
- a CDS encoding ABC transporter permease: protein MSVAQGQAAAPVAVPARRERRWYRSFVRPMPMLGAFLVTVAVVAALAAPYLAPFDPEVGELGNRLLPPAWAADEPSPFLLGTDTVGRDLLSRIIYGARISLLVGICSVGLSVLVGVLLGLVAGYAGGRLDDLLMRFVDVQLSFPFILLAITVMAVLGPGLWKVIVLMAIAQWGQYARVVRGEVMVVKQMGFVEAARCIGTPPWMILRRHILPNVVNSVVVLATLNIANNILLEAGLTFLGLGVDPSTPSWGGMLASAREYVTTAWWFATFPGLAIMLTVLGFNLLGDWLRDVLDPKLDA from the coding sequence GTGAGCGTCGCCCAAGGGCAGGCAGCGGCCCCCGTCGCGGTGCCGGCGAGGCGGGAGCGACGCTGGTATCGTTCCTTCGTCCGCCCCATGCCGATGCTGGGCGCCTTCCTGGTCACCGTGGCCGTGGTGGCGGCCCTGGCGGCACCTTACCTGGCGCCCTTCGACCCCGAGGTGGGCGAGCTGGGGAACCGGCTGCTGCCCCCCGCGTGGGCGGCGGACGAGCCGTCGCCTTTCCTGCTGGGGACGGACACCGTCGGGCGGGACCTCTTGAGCCGCATCATCTACGGGGCCCGGATCTCCCTGCTGGTGGGCATCTGTTCGGTCGGACTGTCCGTGCTGGTGGGCGTCTTGCTCGGCCTGGTGGCCGGGTATGCCGGCGGCCGCCTCGACGACCTGCTCATGCGGTTCGTCGACGTGCAGCTGTCCTTCCCCTTCATCCTGCTGGCCATTACCGTCATGGCCGTGCTGGGTCCCGGGTTATGGAAGGTCATCGTCCTGATGGCCATCGCCCAGTGGGGCCAGTATGCCCGGGTGGTGCGGGGCGAGGTGATGGTGGTCAAGCAGATGGGGTTCGTGGAGGCCGCGCGCTGCATCGGGACCCCGCCGTGGATGATCCTCCGGCGCCACATCCTGCCGAACGTGGTGAACTCCGTCGTCGTGCTCGCCACGCTGAACATCGCCAACAACATCCTGCTGGAGGCCGGCCTGACCTTCCTGGGGCTGGGGGTCGACCCCTCGACGCCGTCCTGGGGCGGTATGCTGGCCTCCGCCCGGGAGTACGTGACCACGGCGTGGTGGTTCGCCACCTTCCCGGGGCTGGCCATCATGCTCACCGTGCTCGGATTCAACCTGCTGGGCGACTGGCTCCGGGACGTCCTGGATCCGAAGCTGGACGCCTAG
- a CDS encoding M14 family metallopeptidase, which yields MKLEELFAPGGLLAPGRSEGTGARMPRVQFLLSGEDDVWTGLAMVELAARLGYECEAGDPERLVVRPGQHPSAGAVPVVLLAGTGAAGGPSGRSGRAGPDAGYGRVEVVPQLAGAEYGLRLSAASPRELWKLAAWLAAVGTESLAPAGEPGCGGAGSPDRSRDLAAGRSADRGRGRKGDAGPGQAAVRLDASGRRAEVALRGIQWAPWQPRGDGNSRDIREEGLDLEEAAMPLADLWTPRGFLGSSDGLQPDRVAVHIEPDAATGTWDPEELAGLIMFAFRLGLESTGMSFPLTAAGSLGRPFLVKLAASPAPDGGGEPGGRGHIRLYRRAGGAVLRITGDAAGRGRALQWLATVHASEVLRPAGSRRPALDSPVVALEREAARHRREVAARQRPRLLFEAAIPPEGERFRRVWYERALPAIRARCRPDDEVWVDLRLDQPDDTLQEVAVEVHRSLTQLGFAPDRVHVRGLPAFRQGLFWLLQVVPPVVAQHAGAHTVIIEFARVEPEARSGVGQEGQVRAGGESDAGAPHLDLPIRWLQPLYPVDELLSARTGLPVERIVFQAMAPSGGSGPTYRVTVADGDGQAVWRGEFRVAARRRPYQDVNPHLGHVYVETGLCRVERGDGGSEGGRQPVFEELLPTGAELFWDRYQAEALPLVARHLEEALGGDLGAHQQPFFLTLEVDVQLDTRPDEPLGVRQESLSLAEGLHEDVYFNTLDFFEEWGRKLAGTPFTAPGKVVPRVQARPGKGTMAKVRLTGVGIGARLLEAASSDGGRPRVNVYGVTVDAAGRARATLARAGGTAPTDATEMDYDEAVQRAARAIGARVAQDSAPAGGEAAVSWQRTLFDDESLGQWLAGGANRSVRWSVAGHSFEGRPLYHVFTVGPGRGGIPAPVPGQGADPRDPDVLVVPAKATLFRPTVLFKARHHANEVSSTNALLALVERHLDATAGVNCVMMPLENTDGAALHRRLSQENPRWSLHSARYNALGQEYAAEYFGDRPRAPETRVFPDLWSRWLPDVVVDEHGVPSHEWVQPFGAHGGGRKFTSYWLPRALIYGILPVFATEDGDGWGARQNEMAEFVARFLEDWPVIARENRRWLAVYRKYAADWLPEVFTVEMVRAFVCYRWPVRPDPGGRYAMQRHPEITGVEFITEAADETATGPYLETCALAHLVVDLAILAWLKRQPVTVEETVTIRGERVHRERRRRRPWPAGCRGPADPARAGGSAEGRWTS from the coding sequence TTGAAGCTTGAGGAGCTCTTTGCGCCGGGCGGGTTGCTGGCCCCCGGCCGGAGCGAAGGTACAGGAGCCAGGATGCCCAGGGTCCAGTTCCTCCTGAGCGGGGAGGACGACGTATGGACCGGGCTGGCCATGGTCGAACTGGCTGCGCGCCTGGGATACGAGTGCGAGGCCGGCGATCCGGAACGCCTCGTGGTCCGGCCGGGCCAGCACCCGTCCGCCGGGGCGGTGCCCGTCGTCCTGCTGGCCGGGACGGGCGCGGCAGGCGGCCCCAGCGGGCGGTCCGGCCGGGCCGGGCCGGACGCCGGCTACGGGCGGGTCGAGGTGGTCCCTCAACTGGCCGGTGCCGAGTACGGCCTGCGCTTGTCTGCGGCCAGCCCTCGCGAGCTGTGGAAGCTGGCGGCCTGGCTGGCTGCCGTGGGGACCGAGTCCCTGGCCCCGGCCGGCGAGCCGGGGTGCGGCGGTGCCGGCAGCCCGGACCGTTCCCGGGACCTGGCTGCTGGCCGCAGTGCGGACCGTGGTCGTGGCCGGAAGGGGGACGCGGGGCCAGGGCAGGCCGCTGTACGTCTCGATGCCTCGGGGCGCCGGGCCGAGGTGGCCCTGCGGGGTATCCAGTGGGCGCCGTGGCAACCGCGGGGCGATGGCAACTCCCGGGACATCCGCGAGGAGGGCCTGGATCTTGAGGAGGCCGCCATGCCCCTCGCCGACCTCTGGACGCCGCGAGGCTTTCTGGGCAGCAGCGACGGCCTGCAGCCCGACCGGGTGGCGGTGCACATCGAGCCCGATGCTGCCACGGGGACCTGGGATCCGGAAGAGCTGGCCGGCCTCATCATGTTCGCCTTCCGGCTCGGTCTCGAGAGTACGGGCATGTCCTTTCCCCTGACGGCTGCCGGGTCGCTTGGCCGGCCCTTCCTCGTCAAACTGGCAGCCTCGCCGGCGCCGGATGGTGGTGGGGAACCCGGCGGCCGGGGCCACATCCGGCTTTACCGGCGGGCGGGCGGGGCGGTGCTTCGGATCACGGGCGATGCCGCCGGCCGCGGGCGCGCCCTCCAATGGCTCGCAACCGTTCACGCCAGTGAGGTCCTGCGGCCGGCGGGATCGCGGCGGCCTGCCCTTGACAGCCCGGTGGTCGCCCTTGAGCGGGAAGCCGCCCGCCACCGGCGGGAGGTCGCAGCCAGGCAGCGACCCCGCCTTCTGTTCGAGGCGGCCATCCCGCCTGAGGGAGAGCGGTTCCGGAGGGTGTGGTACGAGCGTGCCTTGCCGGCGATACGGGCGCGCTGCCGGCCCGATGACGAGGTGTGGGTGGACCTCCGTCTCGACCAGCCCGACGATACGCTGCAGGAAGTGGCCGTGGAGGTCCATCGCTCCCTGACCCAACTTGGCTTCGCGCCGGACCGGGTGCACGTGCGCGGCTTGCCCGCGTTCCGCCAGGGGCTGTTCTGGCTGCTGCAAGTGGTGCCGCCGGTCGTGGCGCAGCATGCAGGGGCCCACACCGTCATCATCGAGTTTGCCCGCGTCGAGCCCGAGGCCCGCAGCGGGGTGGGCCAGGAGGGCCAGGTACGGGCGGGCGGGGAGTCGGATGCCGGTGCCCCGCATCTGGACCTCCCCATTCGGTGGTTGCAGCCCCTTTACCCCGTGGACGAACTGCTGTCGGCTCGCACGGGCCTGCCCGTGGAGCGGATTGTCTTCCAGGCCATGGCGCCCTCCGGCGGGTCCGGGCCCACGTACCGCGTCACCGTCGCCGATGGGGATGGCCAGGCGGTCTGGCGAGGCGAGTTCCGGGTGGCAGCCCGCCGGCGGCCGTACCAGGACGTGAACCCCCACCTGGGTCACGTCTACGTGGAGACAGGTCTTTGCCGTGTGGAGCGGGGCGATGGCGGCAGCGAAGGAGGGCGGCAGCCGGTCTTTGAGGAGCTCCTGCCCACGGGAGCCGAGTTGTTCTGGGACCGCTACCAGGCTGAGGCCCTTCCTCTCGTGGCCCGGCACCTGGAGGAGGCGCTGGGAGGGGACCTGGGGGCCCATCAGCAGCCCTTTTTCCTGACCCTGGAGGTCGACGTCCAGCTGGATACCCGGCCCGACGAGCCCTTGGGTGTCCGGCAGGAATCCCTGAGCCTGGCCGAGGGATTGCACGAGGATGTCTATTTCAACACCCTGGATTTCTTCGAGGAGTGGGGCAGGAAGCTGGCGGGAACACCCTTCACGGCACCGGGCAAAGTGGTGCCCCGCGTCCAGGCCCGGCCCGGCAAGGGCACCATGGCTAAGGTTCGCCTCACCGGTGTGGGCATCGGGGCCCGGCTTCTGGAAGCCGCCTCATCCGATGGGGGCCGGCCCCGCGTGAACGTCTACGGCGTGACCGTCGACGCCGCAGGGCGGGCGCGGGCGACGCTGGCTCGTGCCGGCGGCACCGCCCCGACGGACGCGACGGAAATGGACTACGACGAAGCCGTCCAGCGGGCAGCCCGCGCCATCGGGGCACGCGTGGCCCAGGACTCGGCTCCCGCCGGCGGGGAGGCGGCTGTGTCCTGGCAACGGACCCTCTTCGACGACGAATCCCTGGGGCAGTGGTTGGCCGGGGGTGCAAATCGTTCCGTTCGCTGGTCCGTGGCGGGACATTCCTTCGAGGGGCGACCCTTGTACCACGTGTTTACGGTCGGCCCGGGGCGCGGCGGGATCCCTGCGCCGGTGCCCGGGCAGGGGGCGGATCCGCGGGACCCGGATGTCCTGGTGGTCCCGGCAAAGGCCACCCTCTTCCGCCCCACCGTACTGTTCAAGGCCCGGCACCATGCGAACGAGGTGTCGAGTACCAATGCATTGCTGGCGCTGGTGGAGCGGCACCTGGATGCCACGGCCGGGGTCAACTGCGTCATGATGCCCCTGGAGAACACCGACGGCGCCGCGCTCCACCGCCGGTTGAGCCAGGAAAACCCGCGTTGGAGCCTGCATAGCGCCAGGTACAATGCCTTGGGACAGGAGTACGCGGCGGAGTACTTCGGCGACAGGCCGCGAGCACCCGAGACCCGGGTGTTCCCCGACCTGTGGTCGCGGTGGTTGCCCGACGTCGTGGTGGATGAGCACGGGGTACCGTCCCACGAGTGGGTTCAGCCCTTCGGCGCCCACGGCGGAGGTCGCAAGTTCACCTCCTACTGGCTGCCGCGAGCTCTGATCTACGGGATCCTGCCGGTGTTCGCCACGGAAGACGGGGACGGGTGGGGCGCCAGGCAAAACGAAATGGCCGAGTTCGTCGCCCGGTTCCTGGAGGACTGGCCGGTCATCGCCCGCGAGAACCGCCGCTGGCTGGCGGTCTACCGCAAGTACGCCGCCGACTGGCTCCCGGAGGTCTTCACGGTCGAGATGGTTCGGGCCTTCGTGTGCTACCGCTGGCCCGTGCGCCCCGATCCTGGCGGCCGCTACGCGATGCAGCGCCATCCGGAGATCACCGGGGTGGAGTTCATCACCGAGGCAGCCGACGAGACCGCCACGGGCCCCTACCTTGAAACCTGTGCCCTGGCGCACCTGGTCGTGGACCTGGCCATACTGGCCTGGCTCAAGCGACAACCGGTGACCGTCGAAGAAACCGTGACAATCCGGGGCGAAAGGGTCCACCGGGAGCGCCGGCGCCGGCGCCCATGGCCAGCAGGATGCCGAGGGCCGGCGGATCCGGCGCGAGCCGGTGGATCCGCCGAAGGACGGTGGACGTCATGA
- a CDS encoding LamB/YcsF family protein, with amino-acid sequence MNAAIDLNCDLGESFGPYTIGMDDAVLPLVTSANIACGFHGGDPRVMERTVERAAELGIGIGAHVGYPDRVGFGRREIHATAGEVRTDVIYQIGALYAFCRALGVELQHVKPHGALYNQAARDAVLAQAVVAGIAAFDRRLIVLAPPGSQLARAAVAAGLPVALEGFADRGYNPDGSLVSRRQDGAVLHDPAEVAARALRMVREGKVRAVDGRDVTLTVQSLCIHGDNPASVSLARAVRQRLEAAGVAIRPLRAIVGHQA; translated from the coding sequence ATGAACGCCGCCATCGACCTGAACTGCGACCTGGGGGAGAGCTTCGGGCCCTACACCATCGGCATGGACGATGCCGTCCTGCCCCTGGTTACCTCCGCCAACATCGCCTGCGGGTTCCACGGCGGCGACCCGAGGGTGATGGAGCGCACGGTGGAACGGGCTGCGGAACTGGGGATCGGCATCGGCGCCCACGTGGGCTACCCCGACCGGGTGGGCTTCGGGCGGCGGGAAATCCATGCCACGGCCGGCGAAGTCCGGACCGACGTGATCTACCAGATCGGGGCCCTGTACGCCTTCTGCCGGGCGCTCGGCGTGGAACTGCAGCACGTCAAGCCCCACGGCGCCCTGTACAACCAGGCCGCCCGCGACGCCGTGCTGGCCCAGGCGGTGGTCGCCGGGATCGCGGCCTTCGACCGCCGGCTCATCGTCCTGGCTCCGCCGGGGAGCCAGCTGGCCCGGGCGGCCGTCGCGGCGGGGCTGCCGGTGGCGCTGGAAGGTTTCGCCGACCGGGGCTACAACCCCGACGGCAGCCTGGTCAGCCGCCGCCAGGACGGGGCCGTGCTGCACGACCCCGCGGAGGTGGCGGCGCGCGCCCTGCGCATGGTGCGGGAAGGCAAGGTCCGGGCCGTCGACGGCAGGGATGTGACCCTCACGGTGCAGAGCCTCTGCATCCACGGGGACAACCCCGCCTCGGTCAGCCTGGCCCGGGCCGTCCGCCAGCGCCTGGAGGCGGCGGGCGTGGCCATCCGGCCGCTGCGGGCCATCGTGGGCCACCAGGCGTAG